Proteins encoded together in one Ictidomys tridecemlineatus isolate mIctTri1 chromosome 3, mIctTri1.hap1, whole genome shotgun sequence window:
- the Son gene encoding protein SON isoform X3 → MAADIEQVFRSFVVSKFREIQQELSSGRSEGQLNGETNTPIEGNQAGDAGASARSLPNEEIVQKIEEVLSGVLDTELRYKPDLKEASRKSRCVSVQTDPTDEIPTKKSKKHKKHKNKKKKKKKEKEKKYKRQPEESESKPKSHHDGNIDLESDSFLKFDSEPSAMALEHPIRSFGLSESSESPTVMLEPPVVSMEVSEPHILETLKPATKTAELSVGSTSLISEQSVAATLEPSTTKILDSFATAPATTVGLKSAEPVVTSVEYQTKSVLKSLESTSPEPSKIKLVVEPPVAKVQEPLDTLVTASDTPTEVHPEPSTSTTVDFPESSATEVLRFPEQPVEVPSEIADSSMTRPQELLELSKTTALELPESSVASVLELPGPPATSKSELQGPPVTPVLELPGPSATPVPELSGPLSTPVPELPGPPATAVPELPGPSVTPVPQLSQELPGPPAPSMGLEPPQEVPEPPVMAQELPGLPAVSATVELPGQPAVTVAMELTEQPVTTTEFEQPVGMTTVEHPGHPEVTAATGLLGQPEATMVLELPGQPVATTALELSGQPSVTGVPELPGLPSATRALELSGQSVAAGALELPGQLMATGALEFSGQSGAAGALELLGQPLATGVLELPGQPGAPELPGQPVATVALEISVQSVVTTSELSTMTVSQSLEVPSTTALESYNTVAQELPATLVGETSVTVGVDPLMAQESHMLASNTMETHMLASNTMDSQMLASNTMDSQMLASNTMDSQMLASSTMDSQMLASSTMDSQMLATSSMDSQMLATSTMDSQMLATSSMDSQMLATSSMDSQMLATSSMDSQMLATSSMDSQMLATSTMDSQMLATSSMDSQMLATSSMDSQMLASGTMDSQMLASGTMDAQMLASGTMDAQMLASSTQDSAMLGSKSPDPYRLAQDPYRLAQDPYRLGHDPYRLGHDAYRLGQDPYRLGHDPYRLTPDPYRMSPRPYRIAPRSYRIAPRPYRLAPRPLMLASRRSMMMSYAAERSMMSSYERSMMSYERSMMSPMAERSMMSAYERSMMSAYERSMMSPMAERSMMSAYERSMMSAYERSMMSPMADRSMMSMGADRSMMSSYSAADRSMMSSYSAADRSMMSSYTADRSMMSMAADSYTDSYTDTYTEAYMVPPLPPEEPPTMPPLPPEEPPMTPPLPPEEPPEGPALPTEQAALTAENTWPSEVSALPSEECVSQPEPAVSQSEISEPPAVPANYSVTGSESSVLASEAVVTVPEPPPELESSVTSLPVESAVVAEEHESIPERPVTCMVSEMPISSEPSMLTSEPPMMSEAAEAFDSMRAAGHVASEVSMSLLEPEPTESILELPGMAGPVPPAVAGTVPPVVAGPEPPAVAGPEPPAVAGPEPPAVAGPEPPPVAGPEPPAVTELESQAVAVPEPPTMVEPEMVTIPVSVVSALEPSVPVLEPAVSFLQPAMIVSEPCVSVQESTVTFSESAVTVSEQTQVTSAEMALVSTPVIVGSNVVSSHVMKGVTLLSGDQTFSPDISMQEIPLHSGEEPHVEGHVKSDSYENEHGISTDLSINNYIIAKDMEHNTESIASTGPVGETGEEKVLSMNETKQCSVLDICPGISEADVGGTLSSIGPLVLEPDTTETNKGIEFVTASALSSVSKYDEVSLTTQDTEHDMVISNSPSGGSEADIEGPLPAKDIHLDLTSSNLISKDTEEPLPVRESDQILAVALSPQESSGEDKEVPLSTKEMSDSGFSANIDEINEADLVRPLLPKDMERLTSLRAGIEGPLLASEAERDKSAASPVVTSVPERASESSSEEKDDYEIFVKVKDTHEKSKKNKNRDKGEKEKKRDSSLRSRSKRSKSSEHKSRKRTSESRSRARKRSSKSKSHRSQTRSRSRSRRRRRSSRSRSKSRGRRSVSKEKRKRSPKHRSKSRERKRKRSSSRDNRKAVRARSRTPSRRSRSHTPSRRRRSRSVGRRRSFSISPSRRSRTPSRRSRTPSRRSRTPSRRSRTPSRRSRTPSRRSRTPSRRRRSRSVVRRRSFSISPVRLRRSRTPLRRRFSRSPIRRKRSRSSERGRSPKRLTDLDKAQLLEIAKANAAAMCAKAGVPLPPNLKPAPPPTIEEKVAKKSGGATIEELTEKCKQIAQSKEDDDVIVNKPHVSDEEEEEPPFYHHPFKLSEPKPIFFNLNIAAAKPTPPKSQVTLTKEFPVSSGSQHRKKEADSVYGEWVPVEKNGEENKDDDNVFSSNLPSEPVDISTAMSERALAQKRLSENAFDLEAMSMLNRAQERIDAWAQLNSIPGQFTGSTGVQVLTQEQLANTGAQAWIKKGQILVAVFLPRSVPAVLFTTLLLPRPRISS, encoded by the exons TGGAAGGAGTGAAGGCCAGCTGAATGGTGAAACAAACACACCTATTGAAGGAAACCAGGCAGGTGATGCAGGTGCCTCTGCCAGGAGCCTACCAAATGAAGAAATAGTGCAGAAGATAGAGGAAGTGCTTTCTGGGGTCTTAGATACAGAACTACGATATAAGCCAG aTTTGAAAGAGGCCTCCAGAAAAAGCAGATGTGTATCTGTACAAACAGATCCTACTGATGAAATTCCCACCAAAAAGTCAAAGAAGCATaaaaagcacaaaaacaaaaagaagaaaaagaagaaagaaaaggaaaaaaagtacaaaagacAGCCAGAAGAATCTGAGTCAAAGCCGAAATCTCATCATGATGGGAACATAGATTTAGAATCTGATTCCTTTTTAAAGTTTGATTCTGAACCTTCAGCAATGGCACTGGAGCATCCTATAAGATCATTTGGCCTATCTGAGTCCAGTGAATCCCCTACAGTTATGCTGGAACCTCCTGTAGTATCAATGGAGGTTTCAGAGCCACACATCTTAGAAACTCTGAAGCCAGCTACAAAAACTGCAGAACTCTCAGTTGGATCTACATCACTTATCTCAGAACAGTCTGTGGCAGCAACATTGGAACCATCTACAACAAAGATTCTGGATTCCTTTGCAACAGCGCCTGCTACAACAGTAGGGCTGAAGTCAGCTGAGCCAGTTGTAACGTCAGTGGAATATCAGACAAAATCTGTGCTGAAATCTTTGGAGAGCACCTCTCCAGAGCCATCAAAGATCAAGTTGGTGGTAGAGCCTCCAGTAGCAAAAGTGCAAGAGCCATTAGACACCCTTGTGACCGCATCAGACACACCTACTGAGGTGCACCCTGAACCAAGCACATCAACAACAGTGGATTTTCCAGAGTCATCTGCAACTGAAGTGCTAAGATTTCCAGAGCAACCTGTAGAAGTACCATCGGAGATTGCAGATTCATCAATGACAAGACCACAGGAGTTGCTGGAGCTGTCTAAGACCACAGCGTTGGAGCTGCCGGAGTCATCGGTAGCCTCAGTGCTGGAGTTGCCGGGGCCACCTGCGACCTCCAAGTCGGAGTTGCAGGGGCCCCCTGTGACTCCAGTGCTGGAGTTACCTGGGCCCTCTGCTACCCCGGTGCCAGAGTTGTCAGGGCCCCTTTCTACCCCAGTGCCTGAGTTGCCAGGGCCCCCTGCGACTGCAGTGCCTGAGTTGCCGGGGCCCTCTGTGACACCAGTGCCACAGTTGTCGCAGGAATTGCCAGGGCCTCCAGCACCATCCATGGGGTTGGAGCCACCACAGGAGGTACCAGAGCCACCTGTGATGGCACAGGAGTTGCCAGGGCTGCCTGCAGTGTCAGCGACAGTAGAGTTGCCAGGGCAGCCTGCGGTAACAGTAGCAATGGAGTTGACCGAACAACCTGTGACGACGACAGAGTTCGAGCAGCCTGTGGGGATGACAACGGTGGAACATCCTGGGCATCCTGAGGTGACAGCAGCAACAGGGTTGCTGGGGCAGCCTGAGGCAACTATGGTGCTGGAGTTGCCAGGACAGCCAGTGGCAACAACAGCGCTGGAGTTGTCTGGGCAGCCTTCGGTGACTGGGGTGCCAGAGTTGCCAGGGCTGCCTTCGGCAACTAGGGCACTGGAGTTGTCGGGGCAGTCTGTGGCAGCTGGGGCACTAGAGTTGCCTGGGCAGCTCATGGCAACTGGGGCACTGGAGTTCTCAGGGCAGTCTGGGGCAGCTGGAGCACTGGAGCTTTTGGGGCAGCCTCTGGCAACAGGGGTGCTTGAGTTGCCAGGGCAGCCTGGGGCGCCAGAGTTGCCTGGGCAGCCAGTGGCAACTGTGGCGCTGGAGATCTCTGTTCAGTCTGTGGTGACAACATCGGAGCTGTCAACGATGACCGTGTCGCAGTCCCTGGAGGTGCCCTCGACGACAGCGCTGGAATCCTATAATACGGTAGCACAGGAGCTGCCTGCTACATTAGTGGGGGAGACTTCTGTAACAGTAGGAGTGGATCCCTTGATGGCCCAAGAATCCCATATGTTAGCTTCTAACACCATGGAGACCCATATGTTAGCATCCAACACCATGGACTCCCAGATGCTAGCATCCAACACCATGGACTCCCAGATGCTAGCGTCCAACACCATGGACTCCCAGATGTTAGCCTCTAGCACCATGGACTCCCAGATGTTAGCCTCTAGCACCATGGACTCCCAGATGTTAGCAACTAGTTCCATGGACTCCCAGATGTTAGCAACTAGCACTATGGACTCCCAGATGTTAGCAACCAGTTCCATGGACTCCCAGATGTTAGCAACCAGCTCCATGGACTCCCAGATGTTAGCAACCAGCTCCATGGACTCCCAGATGTTAGCAACCAGCTCCATGGACTCCCAGATGTTAGCAACCAGCACCATGGACTCCCAGATGTTAGCAACCAGCTCCATGGACTCCCAGATGTTAGCAACTAGTTCTATGGATTCCCAGATGTTAGCATCTGGCACTATGGATTCTCAAATGTTAGCTTCTGGCACCATGGATGCCCAGATGTTAGCCTCTGGCACCATGGATGCCCAGATGTTAGCCTCTAGTACCCAAGATTCTGCTATGTTGGGTTCAAAATCTCCTGATCCTTATAGGTTAGCTCAGGATCCTTACAGGTTAGCTCAGGATCCATATAGGTTGGGTCATGACCCTTATAGGTTAGGTCATGATGCTTACAGGTTAGGACAGGACCCCTATAGATTAGGCCATGATCCCTACAGACTAACTCCTGATCCCTATAGGATGTCACCTAGACCCTATAGAATAGCACCCAGGTCCTATAGAATAGCACCTAGGCCATATAGGTTAGCACCTAGACCCTTGATGTTAGCATCTAGACGTTCTATGATGATGTCCTATGCTGCAGAACGTTCCATGATGTCATCTTATGAACGCTCTATGATGTCTTATGAGCGGTCTATGATGTCCCCTATGGCTGAGCGCTCTATGATGTCAGCCTACGAGCGCTCTATGATGTCAGCCTATGAGCGCTCTATGATGTCTCCTATGGCTGAGCGCTCTATGATGTCAGCCTATGAGCGTTCTATGATGTCAGCTTATGAACGCTCCATGATGTCCCCAATGGCTGATCGATCTATGATGTCCATGGGTGCAGACCGGTCAATGATGTCATCATACTCTGCTGCTGACCGGTCTATGATGTCATCGTACTCTGCGGCTGACCGATCTATGATGTCATCTTATACTGCTGATCGTTCAATGATGTCTATGGCAGCTGATTCTTACACTGATTCTTACACTGATACATATACGGAGGCATATATGGTGCCACCTTTGCCTCCTGAAGAGCCCCCAACAATGCCACCATTGCCTCCTGAGGAGCCACCAATGACACCACCATTGCCTCCTGAGGAACCACCGGAAGGTCCTGCATTACCCACTGAGCAGGCAGCATTAACAGCTGAAAATACTTGGCCTTCAGAGGTGTCAGCATTACCCTCTGAAGAGTGTGTATCACAGCCTGAGCCTGCTGTGAGTCAAAGTGAGATTTCAGAGCCTCCGGCAGTGCCTGCTAATTATTCGGTGACAGGATCAGAGTCCTCAGTGTTAGCATCAGAGGCAGTTGTGACTGTTCCAGAACCACCACCAGAGTTAGAGTCTTCAGTTACATCACTACCTGTTGAGTCTGCAGTAGTAGCAGAAGAACATGAAAGTATTCCAGAGAGACCAGTGACTTGTATGGTATCTGAAATGCCCATTTCATCTGAACCATCTATGTTAACATCAGAGCCTCCTATGATGTCAGAGGCAGCAGAAGCATTTGATTCCATGAGAGCTGCAGGACATGTTGCCTCAGAGGTATCCATGTCCCTGTTGGAGCCAGAACCAACAGAGAGCATTCTGGAGCTACCGGGCATGGCTGGCCCAGTGCCTCCTGCTGTGGCTGGCACAGTGCCTCCTGTTGTGGCTGGCCCAGAGCCTCCTGCCGTGGCTGGCCCAGAGCCTCCTGCCGTGGCTGGCCCAGAGCCTCCTGCCGTGGCTGGCCCAGAACCTCCTCCTGTGGCTGGCCCAGAACCACCAGCCGTTACTGAGTTAGAATCACAAGCTGTAGCTGTACCAGAGCCTCCTACCATGGTTGAGCCAGAGATGGTTACCATTCCTGTATCAGTTGTGTCTGCCCTGGAGCCTTCTGTGCCTGTTCTGGAACCAGCAGTGTCATTCCTTCAACCTGCTATGATTGTTTCAGAACCATGTGTTTCTGTCCAGGAGTCCACTGTGACATTTTCAGAGTCTGCTGTCACTGTTTCAGAGCAAACTCAAGTAACATCAGCTGAAATGGCTTTAGTCTCTACACCAGTGATAGTGGGATCTAATGTTGTATCATCACATGTTATGAAAGGGGTGACTTTACTATCTGGTGATCAAACTTTTTCTCCAGACATTAGCATGCAGGAGATTCCATTGCATTCAGGTGAAGAGCCACATGTGGAAGGACACGTGAAAAGTGACTCTTATGAAAATGAACATGGTATAAGTACAGACCTaagtataaataattatataattgctAAAGATATGGAACATAATACAGAGTCTATTGCTAGCACAGGTCCTGTTGGTGAAACTGGTGAAGAAAAAGTTTTGTCCATGAATGAGACTAAACAATGCTCAGTATTGGATATCTGCCCTGGTATTAGTGAAGCTGATGTAGGAGGAACACTATCTTCTATTGGTCCTCTTGTTCTGGAACCTGATACAACGGAAACTAATAAGGGTATTGAGTTTGTGACAGCATCTGCTCTCAGTTCAGTTAGTAAATATGATGAGGTATCTTTAACTACTCAAGATACTGAACATGACATGGTAATTTCCAACAGCCCCAGTGGTGGTAGTGAAGCTGACATAGAGGGACCTTTGCCTGCTAAAGACATTCACCTTGATTTAACATCTAGTAATCTTATTAGTAAGGATACAGAAGAACCATTACCTGTGAGAGAGAGTGACCAAATATTAGCAGTTGCTCTCAGCCCTCAAGAAAGTAGTGGAGAAGATAAAGAAGTACCTCTCTCTACTAAAGAGATGTCTGATTCAGGATTTTCTGCTAACATTGATGAAATTAATGAAGCAGATTTAGTGAGACCATTACTTCCTAAGGACATGGAACGACTTACAAGCCTTAGAGCTGGTATTGAAGGACCTTTACTTGCAAGTGAAGCTGAACGTGATAAATCGGCTGCCAGTCCAGTTGTAACTAGTGTACCAGAAAGGGCTTCAGAGTCTTCTTCAGAGGAAAAAGATGATTATGAAATTTTTGTAAAAGTTAAGGACACAcatgaaaaaagcaaaaaaaataagaaccgtGACAaaggtgagaaagagaaaaaaagagactcTTCTTTAAGGTCTCGGAGTAAGCGTTCCAAATCTTCTGAACACAAGTCCCGTAAGCGTACCAGTGAGTCTCGTTCCAGGGCAAGGAAAAGATCATCTAAGTCCAAGTCTCATCGCTCACAAACACGTTCACGGTCACGTTCAAGacgcaggaggaggagcagcagatCAAGGTCAAAGTCTAGAGGTAGGCGATCTGTATCAAAAGAGAAGCGCAAAAGGTCTCCAAAGCACAGATCTAAGtccagggaaagaaaaagaaaaagatcaagcTCCAGGGATAATCGAAAAGCAGTTAGAGCTCGAAGTCGAACCCCAAGTCGTCGGAGTAGGAGTCACACTCCTAGTCGTCGAAGAAGGTCTAGATCTGTGGGTAGAAGGAGGAGTTTTAGCATTTCCCCCAGCCGAAGGAGCCGCACCCCCAGCCGAAGGAGCCGTACCCCCAGCCGAAGGAGCCGCACCCCCAGCCGAAGGAGCCGCACCCCCAGCCGAAGGAGCCGCACTCCCAGCCGAAGGAGCCGCACCCCCAGCCGTCGGAGAAGATCCAGGTCTGTGGTAAGAAGACGAAGCTTTAGTATATCACCAGTCAGATTAAGGAGATCAAGAACAcccttgagaagaagatttagtAGATCTCCCATCCGACGTAAGAGATCCAGGTCTTCTGAAAGAGGCAGATCACCAAAACGTCTAACAGATTTGG aTAAGGCTCAATTACTTGAAATAGCCAAAGCTAACGCAGCTGCCATGTGTGCTAAGGCTGGTGTTCCTTTACCGCCAAACCTGAAGCCTGCACCTCCACCTacaatagaagagaaagttgctAAAAAGTCAGGAGGAGCTACTATAGAAGAACTAACTGAG aaatgcaaacagaTTGCACAGAGTAAAGAAGATGATGATGTAATAGTGAATAAACCTCATGTTTCggatgaagaggaagaagaaccTCCTTTTTATCATCATCCCTTTAAACTCAGTGAACCCAAGCCCATTTTTTTCAATCTGAAT aTTGCTGCAGCAAAGCCAACTCCGCCAAAAAGTCAGGTAACACTGACAAAAGAATTTCCTGTGTCATCTGGATCTCAGCATCGAAAAAAGGAAGCAGATAGTGTTTATGGAGAGTGGGTTCCTGTAGAGAAGAATggtgaagaaaacaaagatgatGATAATGTTTTCAGCAGCAATTTGCCCTCAGAG